Proteins from a genomic interval of Pseudomonas silesiensis:
- a CDS encoding YcgL domain-containing protein produces the protein MKRICSIYRSLKKNEMYLYVLKSDALERVPESLMAAFGKPHHAFDLVLTPERKLSREDITLVLENLDKQGYHLQMPPAEDEYIEHLPEELLRRNDPM, from the coding sequence TTGAAACGTATTTGCTCCATCTACCGAAGCCTGAAGAAAAACGAGATGTATCTCTACGTGCTCAAAAGCGATGCACTGGAACGCGTCCCGGAAAGCCTGATGGCTGCTTTCGGCAAACCCCATCACGCCTTCGACCTGGTGCTGACCCCCGAGCGCAAACTGTCGCGCGAAGACATCACCCTGGTTCTGGAAAACCTCGACAAGCAGGGCTATCACCTGCAAATGCCGCCGGCCGAGGACGAATACATCGAACATTTGCCGGAAGAATTGCTGCGACGCAATGATCCGATGTGA
- the rnd gene encoding ribonuclease D — MAIDIHWIRDNDSLGRFCTEWQQLPFVALDTEFMRVDTFYPIAGLLQIGDGVRAYLIDPLTIDDWQPLAALLENPAVVKVLHACSEDLEVLLRLTGSLPASLFDTQLAAAYLNLGFSMGYSRLVQEVLGIDLPKGETRSDWLQRPLSETQISYAAEDALHLAEVFVQLRPKLSDDKYAWVLEDGAELVANLRREIDPYEVYRDAKLAWKLSRAQLAVLRELCAWREREARARDLPRNRIVREHSLWPLARTQPDNLGALAKIEDMHPRTVRQDGEFLLDLIKRSGSVSPDQWPAAVPEPLPVEAAALVKQLRSIGQAEAERLNIAPELMLRKKTLEALLKSGFPNGPYQLPDSLRGWRRELMGQALLDSLATAGEQP; from the coding sequence GTGGCCATCGATATTCACTGGATTCGCGACAACGATAGCCTCGGTCGGTTTTGCACCGAGTGGCAGCAGCTGCCGTTCGTTGCCCTCGACACCGAATTCATGCGGGTCGACACCTTTTATCCGATTGCAGGCCTGCTGCAGATCGGCGATGGCGTACGCGCTTACCTGATTGACCCGCTGACCATCGACGACTGGCAGCCGCTGGCCGCGTTGCTGGAAAACCCGGCCGTGGTCAAAGTCCTGCATGCCTGCAGCGAAGACCTCGAAGTCCTGTTGCGCCTGACCGGTAGCCTGCCGGCGTCGCTGTTCGACACCCAACTGGCCGCCGCTTACCTGAACCTGGGTTTCTCCATGGGGTATTCGCGGCTGGTGCAGGAAGTGCTCGGTATCGACCTGCCCAAGGGCGAGACCCGTTCCGACTGGCTGCAACGCCCGCTTTCCGAGACTCAGATCAGCTACGCCGCCGAAGATGCCCTGCACCTGGCGGAAGTTTTCGTACAGTTGCGTCCGAAGCTGTCTGACGACAAGTACGCCTGGGTTCTGGAAGACGGCGCCGAGCTGGTGGCCAACCTGCGCCGCGAAATCGACCCGTACGAGGTCTATCGCGATGCCAAGCTGGCCTGGAAACTGTCCCGCGCCCAACTCGCCGTATTGCGTGAACTCTGCGCCTGGCGCGAGCGCGAGGCCCGCGCCCGCGATCTGCCGCGCAATCGCATTGTCCGTGAGCACTCCCTGTGGCCGCTGGCGCGAACTCAGCCGGACAACCTGGGCGCGCTGGCGAAAATCGAAGACATGCACCCGCGTACCGTGCGTCAGGACGGCGAGTTTCTGCTTGATCTGATCAAGCGCTCTGGCAGTGTGTCGCCGGATCAATGGCCGGCTGCCGTGCCGGAGCCGTTGCCGGTGGAGGCCGCCGCGCTGGTCAAGCAACTGCGGTCGATCGGCCAGGCCGAAGCCGAGCGTCTGAACATTGCGCCGGAACTGATGCTGCGCAAGAAAACCCTGGAAGCGCTGCTCAAGAGCGGTTTCCCCAATGGTCCCTATCAATTGCCTGATTCGCTGCGTGGCTGGCGCCGCGAATTGATGGGCCAGGCGCTGCTCGACAGCCTGGCCACCGCCGGAGAACAGCCTTGA
- a CDS encoding LysR family transcriptional regulator, with the protein MLNSNLLRKLDMQDLMVFVAVYEQSSVTGVAETLCVSQSTVSYCLKKLRTSFEDELFINTRAGMCPTCKASTMYTHVLKILESINLCHAGTQTFDPTLQPVTFNICAPEYFEQLILPRLLKRFDFASLPVMFNMHKFETDIPAEALRDGSLDLLICFGPNFHRSHSDLKSRVLLEDDLVCVFDKRATPLEPRLSLQAFVARRHVFPTPWTSNTNMVDGWLAQQAQKRQIVARANSYSAALKMITGTDFIVTLPRRIQPLLANEAIFKHCEAPNGLPGFTLDMQWTQSADQDSANTWLREQVAQACIEA; encoded by the coding sequence ATGCTGAACAGCAATTTGCTTAGAAAGCTCGACATGCAGGACCTCATGGTATTTGTCGCCGTGTACGAGCAAAGCAGCGTTACCGGTGTAGCCGAGACACTCTGCGTCAGCCAGTCCACCGTGAGCTACTGCCTGAAAAAGCTGCGCACCAGTTTTGAAGACGAGCTGTTCATCAATACCCGCGCGGGCATGTGCCCCACCTGCAAAGCCAGCACCATGTACACCCACGTGCTGAAGATTCTCGAAAGCATCAACCTGTGTCACGCCGGCACCCAGACGTTCGACCCGACCTTGCAGCCGGTCACATTCAACATCTGTGCCCCGGAGTACTTCGAGCAACTGATCTTGCCGCGCCTGCTGAAACGCTTCGATTTCGCCAGCCTGCCGGTGATGTTCAACATGCACAAGTTCGAAACCGACATCCCGGCCGAGGCACTGCGCGATGGCAGCCTGGACCTGCTGATTTGCTTCGGCCCCAACTTTCATCGCAGCCACAGCGACCTCAAATCCCGGGTATTGCTGGAGGATGACCTGGTCTGCGTCTTCGACAAGCGCGCCACACCGTTGGAGCCGCGTCTAAGCCTGCAAGCCTTCGTCGCGCGCCGCCATGTGTTCCCGACACCCTGGACATCCAACACCAACATGGTCGATGGCTGGCTGGCGCAGCAGGCGCAAAAAAGGCAAATCGTCGCCCGCGCCAACAGCTACAGTGCGGCGCTGAAAATGATCACCGGCACCGACTTCATCGTGACCTTGCCCCGACGCATCCAGCCGTTGCTGGCCAACGAGGCGATCTTCAAGCATTGCGAAGCGCCCAACGGCCTGCCGGGCTTCACCCTGGACATGCAGTGGACTCAAAGTGCCGATCAGGACAGCGCCAATACCTGGTTACGCGAGCAAGTGGCCCAAGCCTGCATCGAGGCCTGA
- a CDS encoding D-2-hydroxyacid dehydrogenase: MRVLIAEHDHPVYAQLLRQAAPDLEVLTSGDSAELASQAADCPIWLGQPDLLATLLRQGHQPQWLQSTWAGITPLLADGLPRHYRLTRAVGIFGQVMAEYVLTYMLGHEREVLPRLVSQVERKWDSRQGQSLAGRKVLIVGTGDIGQTVAQFLLPFGVQLYGIASEAREQAPFIEVGAQADLPRLVGEVDYVINLLPNTPNTHDLYDAALFKLFKPTGLFINAGRGVAVVDADLVAALKEGHLAGAVIDVCRQEPLPQRHPFWTAWGLLLTGHSSAPTSPPMMVKLFVENVRAYQAGEALRGEVDFSRGY; this comes from the coding sequence ATGCGCGTTCTGATTGCTGAACACGACCACCCCGTATACGCCCAACTGCTACGTCAGGCAGCGCCCGACCTGGAAGTGCTGACCAGCGGCGATTCCGCCGAACTGGCCAGCCAGGCCGCCGATTGTCCGATCTGGCTGGGCCAGCCGGATTTGCTGGCGACCCTGTTGCGCCAGGGCCACCAACCGCAGTGGCTGCAATCGACCTGGGCCGGTATCACGCCGCTGTTGGCCGACGGCTTGCCACGGCATTATCGCCTGACCCGGGCGGTGGGGATTTTCGGCCAGGTCATGGCCGAATACGTGCTCACCTACATGCTCGGCCACGAGCGCGAAGTGCTGCCCCGACTGGTCAGCCAGGTCGAGCGCAAGTGGGACAGCCGCCAGGGGCAGAGCCTGGCAGGGCGCAAGGTGTTGATCGTCGGCACCGGTGACATCGGCCAGACCGTGGCGCAGTTCCTGCTGCCGTTTGGCGTGCAGCTGTATGGCATCGCCAGCGAAGCCCGTGAGCAGGCGCCGTTTATCGAAGTAGGGGCGCAAGCTGATTTGCCGCGTCTGGTCGGTGAAGTCGATTACGTGATCAATCTGTTGCCGAACACGCCCAATACCCATGATCTGTACGACGCCGCGCTGTTCAAGCTGTTCAAGCCGACCGGCTTGTTCATCAATGCCGGACGCGGCGTGGCGGTGGTCGATGCGGATCTGGTGGCGGCCTTGAAGGAAGGGCATCTGGCAGGCGCCGTGATCGACGTCTGCCGTCAGGAACCGCTGCCGCAACGTCATCCGTTCTGGACCGCCTGGGGCTTGCTGCTGACAGGGCACAGTTCGGCACCGACTTCGCCACCGATGATGGTGAAGTTGTTTGTCGAGAATGTGCGGGCGTATCAGGCGGGTGAGGCGTTGCGCGGGGAAGTGGATTTCAGTCGCGGGTATTGA
- a CDS encoding glutamine synthetase family protein, which translates to MRCATTSFASTQEALTFLEQNPDIEMFELFILDNNGVPRGKLLHRDELLAVYESGRPLPSTILGLTINGDDVENSGLVWDVGDIDCRAYPISGSLTRMPWRLIPTAAVQVSMHPKEGMPATVADPRHLLAKVIEGLQADGYYPVMAAELEFYLLDQQRDSNGRPQPARDVDGGRPRATQVYGLRELEQIEPFLADLYSACKLQGIPARTAISEYAPGQVEITLEHRTDALQAMDEAVRYKRLVKGVAHKHGMVACFMAKPFDDLAGTGMHMHVSLADKDGNNLFASEAPDGTPLLKQAVAGMLGTLLDSLLLFCPNANSYRRFQSNSYAPLAVTWGVDNRTVSLRVPGGPAFSRHIEHRICGADANPYLAAAAILAGIHRGIREQLDPGAPVEGNGYAQATELLPTDWLTTLRALEGSSWARDAFGGEFLGVYLAVKRAEYRQFMGEVGEQDWRWYLNQA; encoded by the coding sequence ATGCGTTGTGCCACGACCTCCTTTGCCTCCACGCAAGAAGCCCTGACCTTTCTCGAACAGAACCCGGATATCGAGATGTTCGAGTTGTTCATCCTCGACAACAACGGCGTACCCCGGGGCAAGTTGCTGCACCGCGATGAGTTGCTGGCTGTGTATGAAAGCGGGCGACCTTTGCCAAGCACTATCCTCGGCCTGACCATCAACGGCGATGACGTGGAAAATTCCGGGCTGGTCTGGGACGTGGGTGATATCGATTGCCGGGCCTACCCGATCAGCGGCAGTCTGACGCGCATGCCATGGCGGTTGATCCCGACGGCGGCGGTGCAGGTCAGCATGCACCCGAAAGAGGGCATGCCCGCGACCGTCGCCGATCCACGACATCTGCTGGCGAAAGTGATCGAAGGTTTGCAGGCCGACGGTTATTACCCGGTCATGGCCGCGGAGCTGGAGTTCTACTTGCTGGATCAGCAGCGCGACAGCAACGGCCGGCCACAGCCGGCGCGGGATGTCGATGGCGGGCGGCCACGTGCGACTCAGGTCTACGGCTTGCGTGAGCTGGAGCAGATCGAACCGTTCCTGGCCGACCTCTACAGTGCCTGCAAACTCCAGGGCATTCCGGCGCGCACGGCGATTTCCGAATACGCGCCGGGGCAGGTGGAGATCACCCTCGAACACCGTACTGACGCCTTGCAGGCGATGGACGAAGCGGTGCGTTACAAAAGGCTGGTCAAGGGCGTGGCGCACAAGCACGGGATGGTGGCGTGTTTCATGGCCAAACCTTTCGATGACCTGGCAGGCACCGGGATGCACATGCACGTCAGCCTGGCGGACAAGGACGGCAATAACCTGTTCGCCAGCGAAGCCCCGGATGGCACGCCGCTGCTGAAACAGGCAGTGGCGGGGATGCTCGGCACCTTGCTCGATTCGTTGTTGCTGTTCTGTCCCAACGCCAACTCTTACCGCCGTTTCCAGAGCAACAGCTACGCGCCGCTGGCGGTGACCTGGGGCGTGGACAATCGCACCGTGAGTTTGCGTGTACCCGGCGGGCCGGCGTTCTCGCGCCATATCGAGCATCGTATCTGTGGCGCCGACGCCAACCCGTATCTGGCGGCGGCGGCGATCCTGGCCGGTATCCATCGCGGCATTCGCGAGCAACTCGACCCGGGCGCACCGGTGGAGGGCAATGGCTACGCCCAGGCCACGGAACTGTTGCCGACGGACTGGCTGACGACGTTACGGGCGTTGGAAGGTTCGAGCTGGGCGCGGGACGCATTCGGCGGCGAGTTTCTCGGCGTGTACCTGGCGGTGAAACGTGCCGAGTATCGACAGTTCATGGGCGAGGTTGGTGAGCAGGATTGGCGCTGGTACCTGAACCAGGCCTGA
- a CDS encoding cyanate transporter: protein MENVRATSRPAFWLMAGILLVALNLRPSMAAVGPLLSAIRGDIALSFSLASLLTMLPVMAMGLAMFFGLGVSQRLGEQRTVTLSLLIIGVATVSRLFLDTAVELILSAVLAGIGIALIQAVMPTLIKSRFSDHVSVCMGLYVTSIMGGAAIAASFAPLVMTRTGSWRVGLAIWASLALMALLFWYGRRLGMSTPVSASSPNESFFGNSRAWLLAIFFGLGTASYTCVLAWLAPYYVEKGWSEQNAGLLLGFLTAMEVLSGLLTPAIANRSRDRRSVLVALLALIMAGFCGLILCPQHLSLLWPCLLGLGIGGLFPMSLIVSLDHLDNPRRAGGLTAFVQGIGYLIAGLSPLMAGIIRDRLGSFEWAWWSLTGVMALMILMVLRFDPRHYARHIS from the coding sequence ATGGAAAACGTCCGCGCAACATCCCGCCCTGCCTTCTGGCTGATGGCCGGCATCCTTCTCGTCGCCCTGAACCTGCGCCCCTCCATGGCCGCCGTGGGTCCATTGTTGTCCGCCATTCGCGGCGACATTGCACTGAGTTTCAGCCTGGCCTCGCTGCTGACCATGCTGCCCGTGATGGCGATGGGGCTGGCGATGTTCTTCGGTCTCGGGGTCAGCCAACGACTCGGGGAACAGCGCACCGTGACGCTCTCGTTGCTGATTATCGGCGTGGCCACCGTGTCGCGCCTGTTCCTTGATACGGCAGTCGAACTGATCCTCAGCGCCGTGCTGGCCGGTATCGGTATCGCGCTGATCCAGGCCGTGATGCCAACGCTGATCAAGTCTCGCTTCAGCGATCACGTATCCGTGTGCATGGGCCTCTACGTCACCTCGATCATGGGCGGTGCCGCCATCGCCGCTTCGTTTGCGCCGCTGGTGATGACCCGGACCGGGAGCTGGCGCGTGGGCCTGGCGATCTGGGCGTCGCTCGCGCTGATGGCGCTGCTGTTCTGGTACGGCCGACGCTTGGGGATGTCGACGCCAGTTTCGGCGTCATCACCTAACGAATCCTTCTTCGGCAATTCCCGCGCCTGGTTGCTGGCGATCTTCTTCGGTCTCGGAACAGCGTCCTACACCTGTGTGCTGGCCTGGCTGGCGCCGTACTACGTGGAAAAGGGCTGGAGCGAACAGAATGCCGGGTTGCTCCTGGGTTTCCTGACCGCCATGGAAGTGTTGTCCGGCCTGTTGACGCCGGCCATCGCCAACCGCAGCCGCGACCGACGCAGCGTGTTGGTGGCGTTGCTGGCACTGATCATGGCCGGGTTCTGCGGGCTGATTCTCTGCCCGCAACACCTGAGCCTGTTGTGGCCATGTCTGTTGGGGCTGGGCATCGGCGGGTTGTTTCCAATGAGCCTGATCGTGTCGCTGGATCACCTGGACAACCCCCGGCGAGCCGGTGGCCTGACCGCCTTCGTGCAAGGCATCGGCTACCTGATCGCCGGTCTCTCGCCGCTGATGGCCGGGATCATCCGCGATCGACTCGGCAGCTTCGAATGGGCCTGGTGGTCACTGACCGGCGTCATGGCGCTGATGATCCTGATGGTCCTGCGCTTCGATCCACGGCATTACGCCAGACACATCAGCTAA